AACTCTATTCAATATTTCATCAGAAAAAGTAGAAAAAATTAGAACCCAAACATTTAATAATGCCGATCCAAAACAAATTGAACCGAGAAACGTTCAGTTATACAATGATAGTTTAGGTTTAACGAACCTCAAAACGATTTCAAAAAAAGAATTAGAATCTCGGTTGAAAACAGATTCTGACCTTTTTCAATTGATTGAGGAATATCCAGATGATGTGACAACACACGATACCATTCTAAAAGAGATAGCCAAACGAGATCCGAACCTAAAACGACTCATTGAAGATTATTTTAGGGAACGAACAGATAGTGCTTATAATACTTGGCCATATAATCCAGATAAATTAGACAAACGCCTTTCTGTCGTTATCAATGCAGCCTTCCGACAAGGATTGAAGTATGATGCAGACAATAAAAAAGCTTTTTCTGGAATTACTAAAACTGTCGGTATGTTGGATGATGACAAGGCAATGGTTTCCTTAAGAGAGGCTGTCCACAAACTCAAACAAGATGACCCAAGGATGGAGTACGTAGTAGAAGCTTTGATTAAAAGTGATCATAATGAATCTAGATCCATCTTAGCAGATGCAGCTTGGCGGACTTTCGAAACTTTAGACAACGTAAAAGAAATCAATCAAAAGGTTCAAAAAGAAGGCCCTACCTTAAACAATATGTTTACTGTGTACACTCATTTGAACGAAGCTTTACAGGAAAGAATTTTAACTTTAGATGAAGTCTCCGTAAAATTAATCCAAAAACTTTTTAGTTACTCTGATCACTTTAAATATTTTGGGATTAGCGTAGGAAATGCATTTGCAGTCTGTGCTCATTTGGGACTCAGCGAACATACAGAGATTATTGCAAATTATCTAAGAAGAAGTTTTCAAATCAAAGGGAGAGATAAAGGCTCTTATTTAGAGTTACGTTTGATTGTTAATATCTCTGAAGCAGCTCTTGCCTGGGCGAAAATGGAACCAGAAAAAGCGAAAGAGGAACTCATCAAATTTTTCAAAGAAGTTGATGATTCAAATGATCCAGGGATCGCAATTGACTTAAAAGCATGTTACGTCGCAGGTTTGTTATTCTTAGAACCGGATAACGAAGAGTATACGAGTTTTGCCGAACGAATTTTAGGGAACAAGGGAGATCAAGTTCGAGTTTACGGGATCATTCGTTGTATCAGAAAACAAAATTTAAAAAAATTCAAAGATTATCTTTGGTATCATATTTACGCAGATCCAGACCCTATGGTTGATTATTCCTGGAGTTATGTTGAAGTAGAGGCAAGAAGAGCTTGGGAAACTTTAACTGGAGAAGATGCACCAGACTTTGATAATTCTGATCAATATGCGTCCTCTCTTTCTAAAAACAAATCGTTATTACCTGAGGCAATTCTCCATCCTGAAAAATATAGTATCCAACATGTGTTCGAAAAAATTCGAGAAACTAAATACAAACATGAAGATGTGGTACGTTATGGTGGGCCTTGGCTTGTCGATTCCTTACGTTATTCTTTAGACGAATACAAGTATTCAGGATCCTATGACCGTTGGGAAGCTATCAAGGCCTTATTCTTTCAGGGACGGAATGTTTATCCATACTTTTTGGAAATTTTCAAATTACCTTATGCAGCACCTTCCTGGAAAACCTATCTATTACAATTTATGAGAGTGATGGAACCTGAATCTCTCAAATGGAAGAAAGTTCTTACAATGGATGTAAATGAAATTACAACATTACTTGAAAATCCAGACCCCGAATGGTACGTATGGACTGATTTACTTGCTGCGAGGCTTTTTTTGTTAAATGGTGAGTCTTCTTTTGAGAACATTTCAAAAGTAATAGAGAAACGTTTGGATATGACCAACCATCTGTCTTATGATTCCAGTATCTATGAAGAAAGTTTAGGTCTTCGATTGCCACTTCTTTGGAGGTGGTTTGGGAAAAAAGGGGATGATAGGATTCAATCCCATTGGAAAAAGGCCAATAGAGATTCGGAAACTTATACAATGCTTGATATGGCAGCCAGACGCAAGTTAGATGATCAAGTTCCAGAAATGCCAAAGATTGAAAATCCGGGTATTTTACTAAGCTTCTATCCAGAACAAAGAGAGTATGGTTGGCATACATGGATGCATATAACTCCTGATGTGGTTCGATTTGGGACCAATGAGTTTCATCTACAATCCGTTTTACCCGATTCCAAAACTGAATCGAGTTTCACAGAAGCCAAGGAACATCTAGAAATGATTTGGAAGATTGCACATATTTTAGGTTATACAGTCTCTAAGAAAAAACCCAAAGGAAAAAAATAAGAATGGTTTCTGTTTAACCATTCTTATTTACCTTTAGCCGAAGGTACGATGGGAATGGTTAAGTCGGTTGTCCCTTCCCTACTGACTTTGCATAATCACTGGGAGACATTTTTTTTAGTGACTTAAAGGCTAAGTTAAAATTGGCTTTCGAGTTAAAACCAACTTGGTAGGCTAGCGACAATAAATTGGCTTTAGGTTCCTTTTCAATCAACTGACAAATTTCTGCGATACGGTATTCGTTCACAAATCGATTAAAATTCATACCAAGATATGCATTGATGTATTCACTCAATTGATAATCTTTGATTCCTAATTTTTCCGCAAGGTTTGCTAAATTCAAATCTTCTTCGCGATATACAAAATTCACCTTAAGTAAAGTATCTAAATCAAGTTTTAACTTTTCCAAATTTAAATTTAGAATCCGAGAAGTTCTATAGGACTGACGTAGTTCTGGTAAAAGATCCTTAAACAATTGGTGATTGATTTCTGTTCCGATAAAAGCAACTACTGCCATAAGGGTTGCCAATCCCGCTGTAAAATAAATTCCTGTATGCCATCGTAAGAAAGTACTAATAAAGATAAAACTAGCAAAAGTAATATTTCCTTTTAGTATCATTCCTAAAATTTGTACTCCTAATTTTGCTTCTTGATTGGGATTACGATAGAGAATCATTCTATACTGATATATCATCCATACAAAAGTACCTACCCAGTAAACACATCCAACTGCAGAAATCATTTCAGGGATAGAAAAGGGAGCTCCCGCAAAACTTTGATTCATTGATTGTAAAAGAAGATGAGGAGTCGCCCATTGTAAAAGAAACAGAATGAGGACTACAAAAAAAGTAGGATACAATCGTTTCAATCCACCTAAAGGAATCGGCTCTGAACTGAGAAATTGTTCGATTGTATATTGCATACTCCCAGGGATTAAAAAAATAATCGGAACGTAACCATGATTTAAAATCGCAGTTTCAAATTCGAATCCGGCATACAAACGATAGGCATAAACAATCAAAATCCCACCAGAAAAGGCAGCTATCATGGCAAAGGGAAAACCTTTGGAACCCTTTTCTTTCACTAGGATCCCAATTCCTAAAATGAAATGATACCACGCTCCAAACTGGAGCCATGACCCAAAAAATTCGAACATGTTGCAAAATTCGGACAATCATTGCAAATCCGTCAACACTTTGGGGATCTTTCGTACAAAGAATTAGTACAAAATCATGATACTAGACCTAAAAAATCGTCTAGAATCGCCATCTTAGACGCCAATTGGGCGCATTCATGGTAAATTTGAGGCAATTCAGAGGCGAATTATGAAAAAGCAAAAAATCTATCGTCTGTTTTTACCACTAGGGGTCTTCCTTCTTGTGGCATGCGGACCAAATGGAAACCAAAACTCAAAAGACAACGCAGCCGTACTAGGCGTGTTAAACGGATCCAATTCCAGTAACTCAGCTTCACCAGAAGCTCTCCAGTTAAGTAATGCAGCCAATGCAAAGGATATTCAAACTGCATTTGCAAAAGAAAATGATGGAAGTTTTACTTTCAACGACAACATCTCTTTTCTTAGCAACGATGGTGTCAAAATTACGGGAAACCTTTTCATTCCAAAATCTGGAACTGGCGCCTTCCCTGCAGTGATCTTTGTTAATAGTTGGGCACTCAATGAATACGAATACATTGTTCCTGCTGCTAAACTTGCAAAAAAAGGATATGTAGTATTCAGTTATAACACAAGAGGATTTGGAACATCTGGGGGACTAATTAACGTTGCAGGCCCGAAAGATATGGAAGATCTCTCGAAAGGAATTGACTTCCTACTTGCAAATGCACCTGTCAATCCAGCAAACATTGGTATTGCGGGAGTATCTTATGGTGCAGGGATTTCTCTTCTTGGTCTCAGCAAAGAACCTAGAATTAAAACAGCAGTAGCAATGAGTGGATGGGGAAGTTTACCTGACTCACTGTACGGAAACCAAACACCTAGACTTGTATGGGGACTACTCCTCGTCACTGCTGGTTATATTACAGGAAAGATGGATCCAGTGATTGCAGAAAACTTTGGAAAACTTCTTGATACAAGAGATGTTGCAGCAGTTTTAGCCTGGGCCAGTGAACGTTCACCTAATAGTGCTGTAGCTGCCCTCAATGCTTCCGGAAAACCAGTTTATATTTCAAATAACTCACAAGACAATCTTTTCCAACCCAACCAAATCCTTCCTTACTTCGAACAATTAACCGTTCCTAAAAAATTGGATTTGAATAATGGGATTCATGCAACTGCTGAGGTTGGTGGTATTCTTGGTCTTGATAATTATGTTTGGACCAATGCTTATGACTGGTTTGACTATTGGTTGAAAGGAATTCAAAACGGTATTATGACGAAACCAAAAGTTTCGATTCAAAAACGATTTTCTTCTTCAAGAGTTACCTATTCAACTTGGCCAAATCCAAATAAAGTAGATAGAACTTACCACTTGCGACCAATGGGACTTTTGACTCCTGGTAAAATCACTACCACTGCGAATACAACGAACGGAAATGATACCATTCTTTCTGGAGGAACAAGTGCGACTACCGGTGTCCCTCTCCTATCAGAAATTTTAGATGGAGCGGTATCTGTACCTGTAACTACAAATGTCAATTTGATTGACCGTACAAACGCAATGGTCTATATCTCTGACCAGTTGACAAGTGTACTCAAAGTGAGAGGACGCACTTTTTACAAAGGTCGTATCAATAGTTCAGATGTCGCACCTCACGTTGTAGTGTATTTGTATGAAGTAGACATTTGGGGAACAGGAAAACTAATCTCTCATGGTACTGCTACTTTATTCGGTGTCAAAGGAAAAGATACAGATCTTAATGTTGATTTACAAGCAGTGGCACATGACTTTCCAGTAGGAAGTCGACTTGCTCTTGCGATTGATAACATTGACCCAATGTATGCAGTTCCAAAACCGGTTTCTTTATACACAACTACTTTTAAACACAGCACATCCACGGCTTCCACACTTCGTTTTGAAAGTGAATGATTAAAGTATGGGTGCGAATGACAAAATAACTTAAATCAAATTTCACCTTTAAATAGTTAGTTTATTCATCGGGAGAGGTCACCTCTCCCCTTCTTTTTATCCAACAATCAAATGCTAGCGCCCCGGATAGTAGCGGAAATCCTTTCGCGGATGCGAAAGATTGCAGCGGATAGCCGGAAATGGCGCCCACATAGCTTTATTTTTCCGTTAGTTTATTCGGATTAGAATGGACTTGGTTCGTTCCAAGGCCAGACTTTGTACGATTCATAAATAAAGGGAAACCCGTTGCCGATACATTACTACGCTGGCCTTCATCTCGGTGAGATCACCACCGAACTCGGAAAACAAATTACCGAAGACCAAAAAGTGAATCCTCTCAAACGACCATTGGTTGTGGTTCCCAATCAAAATTTAATCCCTTGGTTACGTTTAAACTTACCTAAGTTTGATGTATCAAATCTTTCCTTAAACATTGAATTTACGTTTTTAGAAAAAGCAATTTTGAAAATTATATTTCAATCTTTGAATATACAAACTTATGAAGAACAAACAGCGCTATATCAATATGAAACTTTAAAACGAGATTGTTTTGCCCTACTCTACCAAAAACAACAAACATTACTGAAAAATTTTCCTGAAATTCAAACGTATTTGGAAGAGATCCCAAAATTGTATTATCTTTCTGATGTACTAACAAAATATTTTAAAGACTATGAATTAAATCGAGAAGAATGGATTAAAGATTGGATTGGCCTTGATTCAAAAACTATCCCGAACGAAGTTAAAAAAGATCCTTATTGGGAACTAGAAAAACAAATTTATACAGAGATTTATAAAGACGAAACAAAACCAAAAAATTTATTTCGATATTTGGAAGAAGGAAAAAATTTACCACTCTCTGGCAACTTACATTTGTTTTGTTTATCTAACCTTTCCGGAACTTATATTGATTTTTTAAAAGAAACAGCGCTAGCCAAAGAATCTAAACTTTCGGTTCATATTTACCAATTCCACAATGGGAAAGTTATTGGCAAAAATACCGAGAAAACAAAAAACTATTTATCTAAATTTTCAAAACCGCAATCCTATTTGGCAAAAGAGTTCTCCAAAGCTAATGATTCTAAACAAAAATCAAAATTTATAAGTGGTGGGATGCTTTCTAAGTTAAAGGCATTTTTATTAGAAGAGCCTGTGAAATCAGAAAACTATTTAGAAGACCAAACAGTAAGGGTCTGGAATGCACCTTCCGTTTATCGTGAAGTGGAATCAATTGCGCACGATATACTTCATAAAATTAGTTTAAGTAAAGGTAGACTCAATTTACTTGATTTTGCGATCTTAGTTCCAAATATGAACGATTATCGATCAGCCGTCGAATGGGTGTTTGATGGCGGAATCTACGCCACACAAAAAAAAGAAAACTTACCAAGGTTACTCAAAATCCCTTATTCAATCACCGATCTAGTGGCCAAAGACACATCACAACTATACCTAGCATTGTCTACTTTGTTTCGCTGTATGAAAAATGATCGATTCGAAAAAGAAGACATCTATTCTTTATTCAAAAATCCATTACTTATGGGCGTTAATGATACTAATGAGGAAGAAAGCTCTCTTAAAGTTTTGGATTTAATTGATTCTTTGGGTTCTCTCTACGAGGAAGAAAAGGAATACAATCCTTATACAATTTCCTTTGGCCTAAAACGTGCGGTAGTTTCCTTGGTCTCTGATGAAGAAACCGCTTGGAAAGAAATAGAAGTGGTCACAAAACCAATTTCTTCTGACAAAACCGTAATTGAATTTGTGGAAATCTGGAATCGAATCAAAGAAATTCAGCGGGAATTAAAAGAAAAAATTCTACAAATACCGAAAGAAGAACGTTATCTTGTCTTTGAAAATTTATTTCAGAAATTATTTACCTTTGAGGGAGAATGGGAAAAAGAACTTACCTACTTCAATCAATGGTTAAAATCAATTCAATCTTGGTGTGTTAGTGACTGGAATCAAACCAAAGACTTTTTAGAAATGATTTCTCTCTTAACAGAAGAAGTTTTTTCCGACATACCAATGCAACGTGGCAATTATTTAACCGAAGGAGTCACTGTTTCTCTCCTGCAACCAATGCGCCCTATTCCATTTTTTCATGTATACATCGCAGGACTTGGTGAAGGGAAATTTCCTGGTTCTGTGGATCGATCCAGATTCAATTTACGAAGATATGATTCCAAACCTTGGGATCTCAATCGAAGAGAAATCCAAGAATCTCTTTTCTGGGAATCCATTCTTTCTGCAGAAGAAAGTATTACATTTTCGTATGTGGGAAAAAACACACTAGAAGATAAAGAATTCGAACCTTGTTCCACTTTATTTGAAGTAATGACTGCGATGGAAATCAAAAAAGCTGTGGAGCTCCCTTTAACATCGTATAGTCGATTCTATGACGAAACCCAATTCCCGTCTTTTGATTATGTTCGAAACTTAAAAAAATTTAATGCCGGGGATATAAACTTCCCAAGGCCCAACTTTACCGACGTAAATCTTTTATCTCCTTCAGAGTTTACCAAACAAAAAACAAATGAAATCACGGTTAAACAACTTGTTACAGGACTTAAGAATCCCATTCTTGGGCCTCTATCAGAAAACCTTGGTCAAATTTGGGAGGAAGAGGAAGAACAGGAAGAAGAACCATTTCGTTTGAACAATTTAGAAATTTATACAATCAAAACCATTTTTATTCCTATATTTACCGAATCTTTGGTCCTTAACAAAGAATGGACTTGGAATCGCGAATCCATTCAAAATCACCTAACAGAATACACACGAAAAGCAGAACAAAATGCTGAATTCCCATATGGGGCATTCCATATTGTTTCCTCAGAACTTTTATTACAAGAACTGGAAACCATTGCAGAGCGATTCCATGTTCTCAAAGATACAGTGTTTTCGGTAACAGAAAACTTATCATATTTAAAAGCCGTTTCTATTGGAGATACAGGCCTTAGGCATTGTAAAAAAATAAATCCATACCAAATTACCGAAACTCATAAAATCATCGGAGAATGGGAAAACTTAATCGAAAAAGACGGAGTTTATTACTGGGTTCATTCAGGAAGTTTGTACGAAAAACCTAAATATCCTAACGAATACTTAAAAGATTACCTCGGTAAAATGGCTTATGTTTTGACTACGGCATGTTTGTTTCAGATGACCGGAAACAAGTTAATCATGATTCCCGCCAATGCAAAGGATTTTAAAAATGATTCCTATCTTGATTTTTCAAATCTATCTACACCCGACTGCCAATCTTATTTAAATTCGATCTACCAATTAGTTACAGAGGAAAAACCTAAGTATATTCCCAATGCTGGTTTAAATCTTTTCTTCTCCAAACATTCTATTGAAGAGATGGAAAAAAATCCAGACACTATTGATTCTTTATGGAAGGAATTTTTATCAGAAGAATTGGACACCATTTTACATTTTGAAAATCAATTAATGAAGTTATCTCCCTATACCAAAGTTTTGTTGGACGAATTCTCTCTCACGTCTGTCTGGGAGATTTTTTTACCCATCCTCAAAAAAGGATTTCGATAAATGGGCCACCCACTACTCCATAAACCAAAGTTTATCGAAGCATCAGCAGGTACAGGAAAGACCTATCTCATCATGGAAATGTTAGGTGACATCATGAAACATGATGTGGAAAACAACATTTCAGAGAATCGAATTCTAAATACTTTGATTCTCACATTTACTGAGAAAGCTGCCGGCGAACTTAAAGGAAGACTCAAAGCCAAAATTTTAGAACTTTCAGAGAATGGAAAAAATCCTGCTTTTTACCGATATCTCCGCGACTTAGATCAAGTCACTATTTCCACCATCCATGGATTTTGTAATATGGTTTTGAAAGAATACCCTATTGAAACACAAAACAATCCCAATGTCCGACTAACAAATACAGAAGAAATCATCAAAAAAAGTTTTTATCTTTTAAAACGAAGCCATTGGGGGGAAAAAGATTTTGAAGGTTTAGCAAAGAATCTAATAGAATCTAATACTTTAGAGAAAGAATCCTCCATTACCTTTGCTGTGTCCAAACTTTTATCTCATACAAAGAATTATTTTTTTCCAAAAATTTTGACTATAGAAGAAATTCTCTCTTCAGCAAATTTAGAAAAAATTCTTATTAGTTTAAATTCGGTGATGGTAACCTTACAAGGACCCATTGGTGCGTCTATCATAGAACAAGGAGACAGTAGAACCATCCAAAAGTGGATCGAAAACTGGTCCTTGATGCATACTTTCGCAGAAACCCTTGTGTCCAAAAATAGCGAATCCCTCAAAAAAGAACTTCAGCGAATTACTGGTTTACAAAGAACCGCTGATAAAGTTGCTTACCAAGGTTTCGCTTATTTATTGTTAACCGGTAAAACCATTACCAAAAACTTAAATAAAGAAGCGATAGAACTACAATCTTCAATCAAAACGCTAATTTCTTTACTCGAAGACACATTCCCTATAGAAAAAATTGATTTAGAGGGAGAATGGTTTTTACAAGAAACAGCGCTCCGATTGGCAGAAGATACAAAATCGCAGCTTAAAACAGGAGATACTTTAACCTACGATCAAATGATCCTAAAAGTACATGAGACAGTGGTCACAAAACCCAATCCATCACTTGTCCAATCACTAAAGGAACGTTATCAAGTTTGTATTTTAGATGAATTCCAAGATACAGATCAAAACCAATACCAAATCTTTCGTTCTCTTTTTGTAGATGATAAAGATAAAAGCCGCATGTTGTTTTGTATTGGAGATCCAAAACAAAGTATTTATGGATTTAGAGGAGCCGACATTGGTATTTATCTAAAAGCAGCAAATGATTTTGTAGATTCCAAAGCTAGTTTATCAACAAATTACCGCTCCACGAAAGAAATCATCCATGGGCTCAATTTACTCTTTCACAATGAAGAGAAGAACTTTGGCGAAACTAATTTTTTCCCCATAGAAGAACCGGGCTCACAAAAAGAAAACTACCAATACCATCCCGTTACCTCCCCCGATCCCTCTAAAATAAAATATAAGTATACCCATCCAGATGAATATGGGATTCATGTCTTTCATTATCAAGAGAACTTTCAAAATGTAAGTCGGGCTCGTAATGTTTGGGCGGAATCTATAAAGGAAGAGATCCTCAGTTTTCAACAAAACAAACAGACTTTACCTTATTACAAACACGGAGAACCAAATCCAAAAAAAGTAAGCCTTAGGGACATTGCCGTGTTATGCGGTAGCAAAAAAGAAACAGAACAAATCGAAAAGGTTTTATCGAAAGCAGGAATACCTTGTTCGATCTACAAACAAAGAGGTATTTTTAAATCCAAAGAAGCCGAACAAATCGAAAATTTATTAGAGTGTTTAGCTGAATCGAATAACTCTCGTTCTTACAAACGAATTTTATTTTCTGAGCTTTTCAGTGTCCATCCAGAAGATTTATCCAAATACAATGAACATTCCATTGATTCCTATGAAAAATCTTTAATGGACGTTTGGCTAAAACTCATTCGTGACAATCGTTATGCAGCATTCTTTCGATCCGTCATGGATGAAACAAAAGTTTTTTGGAATCATGATCTAAAAAATTTAGAATGGGAACGAAAACGTACCAATTACAGACAAATCTTTCAAAGGTTACTAGAATTTCAAATTCGAACAAATGCGAACCTCACCGAGTTATTAACTGAACTACGCGAACTCAAACAAAAAAAATCTTCTCCCGAGGAGGAACCTCTCTTTGATCGTGAAACCGAAGATGATGCTGTTCAAATTCTAACTGTCCATGCTTCCAAAGGTTTAGAATGGCCTATTGTATTTTTATATTATTTCGGGACTAGACCTCCAAGTTTAAATGATTACGAATACCCAACCTTTATCGAAGAAGATCACAAAACAGAGAGACGGTGGATCCTCAGTCTTTGGGACTCCAAAAATGGCAAACCAAATGAATTCAAACATTTTCTAAATGAACAAAAACGTATGTTATATGTGGCCTTAACAAGGCCCAACCTAAGATTGTATTTACCAAAAATATCATGGGGGAAAGATTCCATTCAAAAATCTGGGTATGGAAACATTTTATTTGCCGAACTAGAACGAATCCAAGAGTTGATCAAAAACCATTCCGATGGAGAGAAAACATTTCTATTCAGAAATGAAAAGAATATTGAAATTTTCGATAAAACCACGACACCCCTCTCTACTGAATTAGTTAAAAAAACGAATATAGATCCAATCGTTCTTCCTACAGAAATCAAAGCAGGCAGGATATTGTTACAACATAGTTATACAAGTTTACAAACCTCTCAAAGTCTTTTATCAAAGCTAAATGATGAAACACAAAAAGAAATTGAAGAATCTGGAGAACCAGAATTTATCAAAACAAAATCCGACCTCCCTTCCAGTTCAAAAGTGGGAAATTTCCTTCATCGCATTTTGGAGTTATGTGATTTTTCTATCTTCAACCTTCCGGCGGAATCTATCTTAAACCACCCTTCCTGGAAATGGGCTTATTCTGAATCCTTTAAACAATATCCAATCAAACTCCAACCCAACTCAGATGATCCTTTAGAATTGATTGTAGTCAAACTTTTACAGCGAGCTATGACAGCGGAGATCACACTAGCCGATGGAGAAAGTTTTGTTTTGAGTGGATTAAAACCGGAAGAAAAATCTTCTGAATTAAAATTTCATTTATATGTTCAAAAGATGTTAGAATCATCAGGTGTTCGTTTGACACAAGGATTCGAAAACTATCTAAAAGGAGCCATTGACCTCGTTTTTTGTAAAAACGGGAAATACTACATCGCCGATTATAAATCCAATCTTTTACCAAATAGCAATTATGATACAAATGCAGTGACCTCTGCGGTGATAGATAAAGGTTATATGATTCAAAAATCAGTATATGCTTTGATACTTTATGATTACCTATCATCGCTTTATGGAAGTGATTTGGCTTTGGAGCGTTTTGGAGGAGTGTATTATCTATTTCTGCGAGGAATGGGACTTACAAAAAATTCTGGCATCTACTCAGATCTTAAATCATCCTCACGAGATTGGAATCAAGAAACCTTTACAAAAATTCGTAAAGAAATTTTGTCTTACATTCAAGAAGCCGCTTCTAGTTTGGAGAAATTATATTTATGAAACAAACAGAATCATCTTATCTAGAATTAGCAAAAGAGATTATAACCTATTTTCCCGAAATTCAAAAAACCCATGAGGATTTGGTTGCAAAGCTCATTGAAGCTAACCAAAACGGAGACCTTTATTTATCTCTGATGGATACACCATCAAACAAAGATTTTCCAAACCAATTTCCTTTTTACATTGAAACTATAGGCACAGAAAAAAAACTTTTTTTTCATAAGACATACAAAGAGAAAATTCATTTTGAATCAAAGGTCAAAGGTCTACTTTTAAATCACAACGAAGATTCTCTAAATAAATCAGATCTTACAAAAATAGAATCTACTATCTCCAAACTAGAAACTCAATTTCGCAATCCACTTGCCCCGGAACAAAAACAAGCAGTAATCGAATCCATCAGCTCTACGTTTCGAATCATTGCAGGTGGACCCGGTACCGGTAAAACTACAGTCGTTTCTTTCATTTTAAAAGTTTTAGACGAATTACAAAAACTGCCAGCTCCGAATCATATTGCACTTGTAGCACCAACTGGAAGAGCGGCGCAGAGATTAACAGAATCGATTCAAAAGAATTTAAACCACTTCTCCGACACAAAAGAATTAGCTTCTTCTTTGCGAGGGCAAACGATTCACAATCTCTTAAGAATTTTCCCTGATGCCCCAAAACCATATTATGGAGAGAAAAGATATTTGCCATTTGATCTCATCATTATGGATGAAACTT
The Leptospira perdikensis genome window above contains:
- a CDS encoding UvrD-helicase domain-containing protein — encoded protein: MGHPLLHKPKFIEASAGTGKTYLIMEMLGDIMKHDVENNISENRILNTLILTFTEKAAGELKGRLKAKILELSENGKNPAFYRYLRDLDQVTISTIHGFCNMVLKEYPIETQNNPNVRLTNTEEIIKKSFYLLKRSHWGEKDFEGLAKNLIESNTLEKESSITFAVSKLLSHTKNYFFPKILTIEEILSSANLEKILISLNSVMVTLQGPIGASIIEQGDSRTIQKWIENWSLMHTFAETLVSKNSESLKKELQRITGLQRTADKVAYQGFAYLLLTGKTITKNLNKEAIELQSSIKTLISLLEDTFPIEKIDLEGEWFLQETALRLAEDTKSQLKTGDTLTYDQMILKVHETVVTKPNPSLVQSLKERYQVCILDEFQDTDQNQYQIFRSLFVDDKDKSRMLFCIGDPKQSIYGFRGADIGIYLKAANDFVDSKASLSTNYRSTKEIIHGLNLLFHNEEKNFGETNFFPIEEPGSQKENYQYHPVTSPDPSKIKYKYTHPDEYGIHVFHYQENFQNVSRARNVWAESIKEEILSFQQNKQTLPYYKHGEPNPKKVSLRDIAVLCGSKKETEQIEKVLSKAGIPCSIYKQRGIFKSKEAEQIENLLECLAESNNSRSYKRILFSELFSVHPEDLSKYNEHSIDSYEKSLMDVWLKLIRDNRYAAFFRSVMDETKVFWNHDLKNLEWERKRTNYRQIFQRLLEFQIRTNANLTELLTELRELKQKKSSPEEEPLFDRETEDDAVQILTVHASKGLEWPIVFLYYFGTRPPSLNDYEYPTFIEEDHKTERRWILSLWDSKNGKPNEFKHFLNEQKRMLYVALTRPNLRLYLPKISWGKDSIQKSGYGNILFAELERIQELIKNHSDGEKTFLFRNEKNIEIFDKTTTPLSTELVKKTNIDPIVLPTEIKAGRILLQHSYTSLQTSQSLLSKLNDETQKEIEESGEPEFIKTKSDLPSSSKVGNFLHRILELCDFSIFNLPAESILNHPSWKWAYSESFKQYPIKLQPNSDDPLELIVVKLLQRAMTAEITLADGESFVLSGLKPEEKSSELKFHLYVQKMLESSGVRLTQGFENYLKGAIDLVFCKNGKYYIADYKSNLLPNSNYDTNAVTSAVIDKGYMIQKSVYALILYDYLSSLYGSDLALERFGGVYYLFLRGMGLTKNSGIYSDLKSSSRDWNQETFTKIRKEILSYIQEAASSLEKLYL